Proteins from a single region of Nitratidesulfovibrio sp.:
- a CDS encoding DUF1385 domain-containing protein, producing the protein MEGVMMRNGERLALAVRLPDGEILAESRPWYTLSSADWLKRPFVRGFPTLVETLVNGIKALNRSAEHAAQGETGEELKPWHLALTLAVSVALALGLFVVLPHMFSLGMKWLGLGGDVEGLSFHAWDGLFKFAIFIGYILSISFLPDIRRVFQYHGAEHKVIRAFEARGDVTPETAAIHSRLHPRCGTTFLLFVLSISIILHAVLVPLLLLVWTPDGAVTKHAGTVLFKFLLMVPISALAYEAIRYAARLGDGLLGVALRAPGMLLQMLTTHEPDRDQLEVAIVALREALGDAAPATVRAPAYRHQAPATE; encoded by the coding sequence ATGGAAGGCGTAATGATGCGCAACGGCGAGCGGCTGGCCCTTGCGGTACGCCTGCCCGACGGCGAAATTCTGGCCGAAAGCCGCCCGTGGTACACCCTGTCCTCCGCAGACTGGCTGAAGCGGCCCTTCGTACGCGGTTTTCCCACCCTGGTGGAAACCCTGGTCAACGGCATCAAGGCCCTGAACCGCTCGGCCGAGCATGCCGCCCAAGGCGAAACAGGTGAAGAACTGAAGCCCTGGCACCTGGCCCTGACCCTTGCGGTGTCGGTGGCCCTGGCCCTTGGCCTGTTCGTGGTGCTGCCGCACATGTTCTCGCTGGGCATGAAGTGGCTGGGCCTTGGCGGCGACGTGGAAGGGCTGTCGTTCCATGCCTGGGACGGCCTGTTCAAGTTCGCCATCTTCATCGGATACATCCTGTCCATCTCGTTCCTGCCGGACATCCGCCGGGTGTTCCAGTACCACGGGGCCGAGCACAAGGTGATCCGGGCCTTCGAGGCGCGCGGCGACGTGACGCCCGAAACCGCCGCCATTCACAGCCGCCTGCACCCGCGCTGCGGCACCACGTTCCTGCTGTTCGTCCTGTCCATTTCCATCATCCTGCACGCGGTGCTGGTGCCGCTGCTGCTGCTGGTGTGGACGCCGGACGGCGCGGTGACCAAGCACGCCGGGACGGTACTGTTCAAATTTCTGCTGATGGTCCCCATCAGCGCGCTTGCCTACGAGGCCATCCGCTACGCCGCCCGTCTTGGCGACGGCCTGCTGGGCGTGGCGCTGCGCGCCCCCGGCATGCTGCTGCAGATGCTGACCACCCATGAACCCGACCGAGACCAACTCGAGGTCGCCATAGTGGCCCTGCGCGAGGCCCTGGGAGACGCCGCCCCGGCAACGGTGCGCGCGCCCGCCTACCGCCATCAGGCCCCCGCAACGGAGTAA
- the rpmE gene encoding 50S ribosomal protein L31 → MKENIHPNTFKAKMTCACGYEAEALSTKGEVVNVEICSQCHPFYTGKQRFVDTAGRIDRFRKKYAKFGEGK, encoded by the coding sequence ATGAAAGAAAACATCCATCCCAACACGTTCAAGGCCAAGATGACCTGCGCGTGCGGCTACGAAGCCGAAGCCCTGTCCACCAAGGGCGAGGTCGTGAACGTGGAAATCTGCTCGCAGTGCCACCCGTTCTACACCGGCAAGCAGCGCTTTGTTGACACCGCTGGCCGCATCGACCGCTTCCGCAAGAAGTACGCCAAGTTCGGCGAAGGCAAGTAG
- a CDS encoding TlyA family RNA methyltransferase — MSRIPHAPPAPDERKDHAVVGPSEPDVVATAPRPRPARPPKKERADHLVYEAGLAESREQAKRLIMAGQVVVLPQGDGDGDDDGAGVPDLAMAPERAVKVDKPGHKYPVTTRFELYGRERFVSRGAYKLLTAIEYFGLDVTGFVCLDAGASTGGFTDCLLQHGAARVYAVDVGHNQLHERLRADARVVSHEHTNLRTAPPELLPEPVDLVVADVSFISLTLVLAPCLQWLKPGGRVVALVKPQFEVGPGQTEKGVVRDPALRQAAVDKVVAYCRDALGLDLEGVVPSAITGPKGNQEYLAAFRRR, encoded by the coding sequence ATGTCCCGCATCCCTCATGCCCCTCCTGCGCCAGATGAACGAAAGGACCATGCCGTGGTTGGCCCATCCGAACCCGATGTCGTTGCGACGGCCCCGCGTCCCCGCCCCGCGCGCCCCCCGAAAAAGGAACGCGCCGACCATCTGGTGTACGAGGCCGGGCTGGCCGAAAGCCGCGAGCAGGCCAAGCGGCTGATCATGGCCGGGCAGGTCGTGGTGTTGCCGCAGGGGGACGGCGACGGGGATGATGACGGCGCGGGCGTGCCGGATCTGGCCATGGCGCCCGAACGGGCCGTGAAGGTGGACAAGCCGGGGCACAAGTACCCGGTGACGACGCGCTTCGAGCTTTACGGGCGCGAGCGCTTCGTCTCGCGCGGGGCGTACAAGCTGCTGACCGCCATCGAGTATTTCGGGCTGGACGTGACCGGCTTCGTCTGTCTGGACGCCGGGGCGTCCACAGGGGGCTTCACCGATTGCCTGCTCCAGCACGGGGCCGCGCGGGTGTATGCCGTGGACGTGGGGCACAACCAGTTGCACGAGCGGCTGCGGGCAGACGCACGGGTGGTATCGCACGAGCACACCAACCTGCGCACCGCGCCGCCGGAGCTGCTGCCGGAGCCGGTGGACCTGGTGGTGGCGGACGTGTCGTTCATCTCGCTGACGCTGGTGCTGGCGCCGTGCCTGCAATGGCTGAAGCCGGGCGGGCGGGTGGTGGCGCTGGTGAAGCCGCAGTTCGAGGTGGGACCGGGCCAGACCGAGAAGGGCGTGGTGCGCGACCCGGCCCTGCGGCAGGCCGCCGTGGACAAGGTGGTGGCGTACTGCCGCGATGCGCTGGGGCTGGACCTGGAGGGCGTGGTGCCCTCTGCCATTACCGGCCCCAAGGGCAATCAGGAATATCTGGCGGCGTTCCGGCGGCGGTAG
- the gap gene encoding type I glyceraldehyde-3-phosphate dehydrogenase: protein MTKLRIAINGFGRIGRQVFKAILDRYPDTMEVVAVNDLYDVATNVHLLQFDTCYGRLKADAEVKDGNIHVGDWVVRNYAERDPKVLPWRDLGVDIVIESTGIFRTGPQCRAHIDAGAKKVIITAPAKEEDLTIVLGVNDADYDPEKHHVVSNASCTTNCLAPVTLALHKAFGIVKGVLTTVHSYTNDQRILDLPHKDLRRARAAAQNIIPTSTGAAKAVAKVIPEMKGKFDGISLRVPTATVSIVDFVAELERPTTTDELRATLKAAAEGPLKGIMAYCEKPLVSSDFIADPHSSIVDAEFTTVMNGDMAKVLAWYDNEWGYSCRVADLAALMAKKGL, encoded by the coding sequence ATGACCAAACTCCGCATTGCCATCAACGGGTTCGGGCGGATAGGCCGTCAGGTGTTCAAGGCCATCCTGGACCGATACCCCGATACCATGGAAGTGGTGGCCGTCAACGACCTGTACGACGTGGCCACCAACGTGCACCTGTTGCAGTTCGACACCTGCTACGGCCGCCTGAAGGCGGACGCCGAGGTGAAGGACGGCAACATTCACGTGGGCGACTGGGTGGTGCGCAACTATGCCGAGCGCGACCCCAAGGTGCTGCCCTGGCGCGACCTGGGCGTTGACATCGTCATCGAATCCACGGGCATCTTCCGCACCGGGCCGCAGTGCCGGGCGCACATCGACGCCGGGGCCAAGAAGGTGATCATCACCGCGCCCGCCAAGGAAGAAGACCTGACCATCGTGCTTGGCGTCAACGACGCGGACTACGACCCGGAAAAGCACCACGTGGTCTCCAACGCCTCGTGCACCACCAACTGCCTGGCCCCGGTCACCCTGGCGCTGCACAAGGCCTTCGGCATCGTCAAGGGCGTGCTGACCACGGTGCACTCGTACACCAACGACCAGCGCATCCTGGACCTGCCCCACAAGGACCTGCGCCGCGCCCGTGCCGCCGCGCAGAACATCATCCCCACCTCCACCGGGGCGGCCAAGGCCGTGGCCAAGGTCATCCCCGAAATGAAGGGCAAGTTCGACGGCATCAGCCTGCGCGTGCCCACGGCCACGGTATCCATCGTGGACTTCGTGGCCGAGCTTGAAAGGCCCACCACCACCGACGAGCTGCGCGCCACCCTGAAGGCCGCTGCCGAAGGGCCGCTGAAGGGCATCATGGCCTATTGCGAAAAGCCGCTGGTGTCGTCCGACTTCATCGCCGACCCGCATTCCAGCATCGTGGATGCCGAGTTCACCACCGTGATGAACGGCGACATGGCCAAGGTGCTGGCATGGTACGACAACGAGTGGGGCTATTCCTGCCGTGTGGCGGATCTGGCGGCGTTGATGGCGAAAAAGGGATTGTAG
- a CDS encoding GAF domain-containing protein, which translates to MGEREHTYYRTLYDLVRVINSSLEPTTVLDTIAKLVTGAMDAKACTLRLIDRRGTTLLASAAWGLSKGYLRKGPIEIAKSGLDREVLAGNVVHIQDVATDPRFQYPEAARAEGLVSILVLPLLVEGKAIGSLRVYSAVARNFTEEEVEFAGAIANLSAIAIENARMHQALKTDYELLTAYNNTIHEL; encoded by the coding sequence ATGGGCGAACGCGAACACACCTATTACCGCACCCTCTACGACCTTGTGCGCGTCATCAATTCCAGCCTTGAACCAACCACCGTGCTCGACACCATCGCCAAGCTGGTGACCGGGGCGATGGACGCCAAGGCCTGCACCCTGCGGCTCATCGACCGGCGCGGCACCACCCTGCTGGCCAGCGCCGCATGGGGGCTGAGCAAGGGGTATCTGCGCAAGGGCCCCATCGAAATCGCCAAGAGCGGCCTTGACCGCGAGGTGCTGGCAGGCAACGTGGTGCACATCCAGGACGTGGCCACCGACCCGCGCTTCCAGTATCCGGAAGCCGCCCGCGCCGAAGGGCTGGTGTCCATCCTGGTGCTGCCCCTGCTGGTGGAGGGCAAGGCCATCGGTTCGCTGCGCGTCTATTCCGCCGTTGCCCGCAACTTTACCGAAGAAGAAGTGGAATTCGCCGGTGCCATCGCCAACCTCAGCGCCATCGCCATCGAGAACGCGCGCATGCACCAGGCGCTGAAGACCGACTACGAGTTGCTCACCGCGTACAACAACACCATCCACGAACTGTAG
- a CDS encoding manganese efflux pump MntP family protein: MTVIELLALAVALAMDAFAVSVATGVQLRCVSPRQTFRLSFHFGLFQALMPVAGWALGLTVRDYIEAWDHWLAFGLLVFIGVRMMREALAGDDEGADCKCDPTRGMTLLVLSVATSIDALAVGLSLSILGLSIWTPAVVIGVVCAGFTAGGLHLGRVLANASRLGHRAALAGGGVLIAIGLRILHDHGVFG, translated from the coding sequence ATGACCGTCATCGAATTGCTGGCCCTTGCCGTGGCCCTTGCCATGGATGCCTTTGCCGTGTCCGTTGCCACCGGAGTGCAGTTGCGCTGCGTCTCGCCGCGCCAGACCTTTCGCCTGTCGTTCCATTTCGGCCTGTTCCAGGCGCTGATGCCCGTGGCCGGGTGGGCGCTGGGCCTTACCGTGCGCGACTACATAGAAGCATGGGACCACTGGCTGGCCTTTGGCCTGCTGGTCTTCATCGGTGTGCGCATGATGCGCGAAGCCCTGGCGGGCGACGACGAGGGCGCCGACTGCAAGTGTGATCCCACGCGCGGCATGACCCTGCTGGTGCTGTCCGTGGCCACCAGCATCGACGCGCTGGCCGTGGGTCTTTCGCTGTCCATCCTCGGGCTTTCCATCTGGACGCCTGCCGTGGTCATCGGCGTGGTGTGCGCGGGCTTTACCGCCGGTGGGCTGCACCTGGGGCGCGTGCTGGCCAACGCCAGCCGCCTGGGGCACCGGGCAGCGCTGGCGGGCGGCGGCGTGCTCATCGCCATCGGGCTGCGCATCCTGCACGACCACGGCGTGTTCGGGTAA
- a CDS encoding MarR family transcriptional regulator, which yields MSDTGKLTHAIVEFYEKLSSWEHDVVREQGLTLPQTHTLEILGIHGALPMKELAARMGVTTGTLTVLVDRLEDKQLVVRRPHEHDRRSILVALTERGQTQYEEHDRLHRRLTDDLTADLTAEQKAALLHCLETMNASF from the coding sequence ATGTCCGACACCGGCAAGCTCACCCACGCCATCGTGGAATTCTACGAAAAGCTCTCCTCCTGGGAGCACGACGTGGTGCGCGAGCAGGGGCTTACCCTGCCCCAGACGCACACGCTGGAAATTCTGGGCATCCACGGCGCGCTGCCCATGAAGGAACTGGCCGCGCGCATGGGGGTGACCACCGGCACGCTCACCGTGCTGGTGGACCGGCTGGAGGACAAGCAGCTTGTGGTGCGCCGCCCGCACGAGCACGACCGGCGGTCCATTCTCGTGGCCCTGACCGAACGCGGCCAGACGCAGTACGAGGAACACGACCGGCTGCACCGCCGCCTGACCGACGACCTGACCGCCGACCTGACCGCCGAGCAGAAGGCGGCCCTGCTGCACTGCCTGGAAACCATGAACGCCTCGTTCTAG